One segment of Candidatus Dojkabacteria bacterium DNA contains the following:
- a CDS encoding four helix bundle protein — protein sequence MAKKQEWDARSTPLWKTVKAFVVDIYRITNDGYFDSEPISRTNLRQSSLTLLGNVSQGLEAPNPGGSTYYFRIAYNSAVRLHALLTIQEDLGSIEKEKLDDLTARLMDIKVQVSKLEFSIKKKRKGVSSKPKK from the coding sequence ATGGCTAAAAAACAAGAATGGGACGCTAGATCTACTCCTTTATGGAAGACGGTAAAAGCTTTCGTGGTTGACATTTACAGAATAACCAATGATGGTTATTTTGATAGTGAGCCAATATCAAGAACAAATCTTAGGCAATCTTCGTTAACATTATTGGGTAATGTTTCGCAAGGACTCGAAGCCCCGAATCCAGGAGGCTCAACATATTATTTTAGAATTGCATATAATAGCGCCGTAAGATTACATGCACTATTGACGATTCAGGAGGATTTAGGCTCGATAGAAAAGGAGAAACTTGATGATCTAACTGCAAGATTGATGGATATAAAAGTACAGGTTTCCAAGTTGGAGTTTTCCATAAAAAAGAAACGAAAAGGTGTGTCGTCAAAACCCAAGAAATAA